A genomic stretch from Edaphobacter aggregans includes:
- a CDS encoding SulP family inorganic anion transporter: MLQGLLPLTSSQLGPDIIAGITLAALGIPEVMGYTKIIGTPIVTGLYTLFLPVLAFAVLGSSRHLVVSADSATAAMVAASLVALSFTANTPRYIELTSLIALVTAGILMLARILRLGFLADFLSRTVLVGFLTGVGVQVAGGELQDMLGMEKQGHGFLGQLFHTFSHLGDTHLPSLFIALAALAIIIGCEFLAPRFPGGLLAVIGMTALSGFFHWGMRGIHVVGDVPSGLPHIGLPHMTVRDVVMVAPISFSCFIVILAQSAATSRAYALRYRETFNQNEDLVGLSLANALAGCSGTFVVNGSPTKTAMVDTAGGRSQWSHVTTAVVVVIVLLFLTRPLSFLPNAVLAAIVFLIGVKLIDYRGLAAIRRAALGEYILALITAATVVFFGVEQGILLAVILSLLMHVRHSYRPHVGVLVHDDADHWRIEEPIPGTLTEPGMVMFWFGAGLFYANAPFFAEQVRKLIERPPSPIRWLVIDARAVTELDYSGGRTVAELHQDLSKAGIVLAIIVVQAQQKENLERTGMLDLLGADRIFESRYDCIQAYRSEMSKSA; the protein is encoded by the coding sequence ATGCTTCAAGGACTTCTGCCGTTGACCAGCAGCCAACTTGGGCCGGATATCATTGCAGGGATCACACTTGCGGCACTCGGCATTCCTGAGGTAATGGGCTACACCAAGATCATTGGCACTCCGATTGTCACTGGACTCTATACGCTCTTTTTACCGGTGCTCGCATTTGCCGTGTTGGGTTCTTCTCGTCACCTTGTGGTCAGCGCAGATTCTGCAACGGCCGCCATGGTTGCCGCAAGCCTTGTCGCTCTCTCGTTTACAGCGAATACTCCGCGGTACATCGAACTAACAAGTTTGATTGCGCTGGTGACAGCCGGAATCCTTATGCTGGCCAGAATCCTGCGGCTAGGCTTTTTAGCCGATTTCCTTTCTCGTACCGTACTTGTCGGCTTTCTAACAGGGGTTGGCGTGCAAGTGGCTGGTGGAGAACTGCAGGACATGCTCGGAATGGAAAAGCAGGGACACGGCTTCCTGGGTCAACTCTTCCACACGTTTTCGCACCTCGGAGATACGCATCTGCCGAGCCTTTTCATTGCGCTGGCAGCGTTAGCCATCATCATTGGGTGTGAATTCCTCGCACCGAGATTTCCCGGAGGACTCCTTGCTGTCATCGGGATGACGGCGCTGAGTGGGTTCTTCCACTGGGGCATGCGAGGTATTCATGTGGTGGGAGACGTGCCCAGCGGGCTACCGCATATCGGCCTTCCTCATATGACGGTGCGCGATGTGGTCATGGTCGCGCCGATTTCATTCTCGTGCTTTATCGTCATTCTTGCTCAAAGCGCAGCAACATCCCGCGCCTACGCTTTGCGCTATCGCGAGACATTCAATCAGAACGAGGACTTGGTCGGACTATCGCTCGCAAACGCTCTCGCAGGCTGCAGCGGTACCTTCGTCGTGAACGGCAGCCCGACCAAGACCGCCATGGTAGACACGGCTGGCGGGCGCAGCCAATGGTCGCACGTTACTACCGCTGTCGTCGTAGTGATCGTTTTGTTGTTTCTCACCCGGCCATTGAGCTTTCTTCCCAACGCCGTTCTGGCCGCGATCGTATTTCTCATCGGCGTGAAGCTGATCGACTACCGAGGCTTGGCTGCAATTCGCCGCGCTGCTCTTGGCGAGTACATTTTGGCTCTGATCACGGCAGCTACTGTGGTCTTCTTCGGGGTCGAACAAGGCATTCTTTTGGCTGTGATTCTCTCGCTACTCATGCACGTTCGTCACAGTTATCGACCCCACGTTGGCGTCCTTGTGCACGATGATGCAGACCACTGGCGAATTGAGGAACCAATTCCGGGCACGCTGACAGAACCGGGAATGGTGATGTTTTGGTTCGGAGCGGGCCTTTTTTACGCCAACGCACCCTTTTTTGCAGAGCAGGTCCGCAAACTCATCGAGCGGCCTCCCTCACCGATACGTTGGCTGGTGATCGATGCCAGGGCGGTCACTGAGCTGGACTACTCAGGGGGACGCACGGTGGCAGAACTGCATCAAGACTTGTCAAAAGCAGGTATCGTTCTTGCAATAATCGTCGTTCAGGCACAACAAAAGGAGAACCTCGAGCGCACGGGAATGCTTGACCTGCTTGGCGCTGACCGGATCTTTGAATCCCGTTACGACTGCATCCAGGCTTACCGATCCGAGATGTCGAAATCGGCATAG
- the tmk gene encoding dTMP kinase encodes MSRGYFITFEGLDGSGKTTQLRRLAASLEAEGHKVVTLRQPGGTALGDRIRSILLDSKSEATLGPIAPAAEMALMFADRAQSIAEIILPALEAGSIVLCDRYTDSSEAYQGGGRQLGSERILAMHRAACDNLQPDLTLLLLPSLEASLHRARRRNQRHIHQKGADENRFERESDDFYRRIYEKYEEIAAREPHRVIPIRDEASIDEIQARIHEIAAARIPAPVATP; translated from the coding sequence ATGTCTCGCGGTTATTTCATCACCTTCGAAGGTCTCGACGGCTCCGGCAAAACCACCCAACTCCGACGCCTCGCCGCCTCCCTTGAGGCCGAAGGCCACAAAGTCGTCACCCTCCGCCAGCCCGGCGGCACTGCCCTCGGAGACCGCATCCGCTCCATCCTCCTCGACTCAAAATCCGAAGCCACCCTCGGCCCAATCGCCCCCGCCGCCGAGATGGCCCTCATGTTCGCCGACCGCGCCCAATCCATCGCCGAAATCATCCTTCCCGCCCTCGAAGCCGGCAGCATCGTCCTCTGCGACCGTTACACCGACTCCTCCGAGGCCTACCAGGGCGGCGGCCGCCAGCTAGGCAGCGAGCGCATCCTCGCCATGCACCGAGCCGCCTGCGACAACCTCCAGCCCGACCTCACCCTCCTCCTCCTCCCATCCCTCGAAGCCTCCCTCCACCGAGCCCGCCGCCGAAACCAGCGCCATATCCATCAAAAAGGCGCCGACGAGAACCGCTTCGAGCGCGAGTCAGACGACTTCTACCGTCGCATCTACGAAAAATACGAAGAGATCGCCGCCCGCGAGCCCCACCGCGTCATCCCCATCCGCGACGAAGCTTCCATCGACGAGATCCAGGCCCGCATTCACGAAATCGCCGCCGCCCGGATCCCCGCCCCCGTCGCCACACCATGA